In Elephas maximus indicus isolate mEleMax1 chromosome 7, mEleMax1 primary haplotype, whole genome shotgun sequence, the following proteins share a genomic window:
- the LOC126080858 gene encoding olfactory receptor 1440-like, translating into MAGGRNDTAVTNFILLGFSDFPKFKIAFFVVFLGIYLLTMAWNLGLITLIKMDSHLHTPVYFFLSKLAFFDICYASSTAPKMLSDFFQEQKSISFMGCIMQYFFCSSFGQTECCLLTAMAYDRYAAICRPLLYTTIMSPTFCLKVVMGSCITGFSGSFIELCALLQLHFCGPNVINHFFCDLPQLMTLACSDTYFLEVIASVLTGIFGLTSVLVIMISYGYLVVTILKITSAEGRSRAFNTCASHLTAVTLFYGSSTFVYLWPSSDDSLSQSKLASILYILVIPMLNPLIYSLRNKEIKDALGRWKKRIFS; encoded by the coding sequence ATGGCTGGTGGAAGGAACGATACAGCAGTCACCAATTTCATCCTCTTGGGATTCTCAGATTTTCCTAAATTCAAGATTGCCTTCTTTGTGGTATTCCTTGGGATATACCTCTTGACAATGGCCTGGAACTTGGGTCTTATCACCCTCATCAAGATGGACTCCCATCTGCACACACCCGTGTATTTCTTCCTCAGCAAACTTGCATTCTTCGATATATGCTATGCTTCCTCCACAGCCCCCAAGATGCTCTCAGACTTCTTCCAGGAGCAGAAATCCATCTCCTTCATGGGGTGCATCATGCAGTACTTCTTCTGCTCTAGCTTCGGTCAGACTGAGTGCTGCCTTCTGACAGCCATGGCTTATGATCGATATGCTGCCATTTGCAGGCCTCTGCTTTACACAACCATCATGTCCCCTACCTTCTGTCTGAAGGTAGTCATGGGATCTTGCATAACTGGATTCTCTGGCTCTTTTATCGAACTGTGTGCCTTACTTCAGCTCCACTTCTGTGGACCAAATGTCATTAaccatttcttctgtgacctGCCCCAACTGATGACCCTAGCTTGCTCTGATACCTATTTCTTAGAAGTTATCGCCTCTGTGCTCACAGGGATCTTTGGACTGACTTCTGTGCTGGTAATCATGATATCCTATGGTTATCTTGTTGTCACCATTTTGAAGATCACTTCAGCTGAAGGCAGGTCCAGGGCTTTCAACACCTGTGCTTCTCACCTGACAGCAGTGACCCTCTTCTATGGCTCAAGCACCTTTGTCTATTTATGGCCCAGCTCTGATGATTCTCTTAGCCAAAGCAAGCTTGcttctattttatatattttggtcaTTCCCATGTTAAATCCATTGATCTATAGTCTCAGAAACAAGGAAATCAAAGATGCCCTAGGGAGATGGAAGAAGAGAATTTTCTCCTGA